A genomic stretch from Onychostoma macrolepis isolate SWU-2019 chromosome 02, ASM1243209v1, whole genome shotgun sequence includes:
- the pi15b gene encoding peptidase inhibitor 15 isoform X1, translated as MKSINFFTDLLLLFIASDASAWIIRNATETLTGTNITINKSETRTDGLASMPKSRRKRYISQSDMIAILDYHNKVRANVFPPAANMEYMVWDEGLARSAEAWAATCIWEHGPPYLLRYLGQNLSVRTGNYRSILQLVKPWYDEVRDYVFPYPHDCNPRCPMRCYGPMCTHYTQMVWASSNRVGCAIQTCYNMVVWGAVWREATYLVCNYSPKGNWIGEAPYRVGVPCSACPPSYGGSCSNNMCYPAINSNFMYWFK; from the exons ATGAAGAGCATCAACTTTTTTACCGACTTACTGCTTCTATTCATAGCCAGTGACGCGAGCGCTTGGATTATCAGAAATGCTACTGAAACGCTCACCGGAACCAATATCACTATCAATAAATCGGAAACGAGGACTGACGGATTAGCATCCATGCCCAAATCAAGGCGAAAACGGTACATTTCGCAAAGTGACATGATAGCTATTCTGGACTATCACAACAAGGTGCGAGCGAATGTTTTCCCACCTGCAGCCAACATGGAGTACATG GTTTGGGATGAAGGCCTGGCCAGGTCAGCAGAAGCTTGGGCAGCCACGTGTATTTGGGAACATGGACCTCCTTACCTTCTCCGATATCTGGGTCAAAACCTCTCAGTCCGAACTGGCAA TTACCGCTCCATTCTTCAGCTGGTTAAACCTTGGTATGATGAGGTCAGAGATTATGTGTTTCCATACCCACATGACTGCAATCCTCGCTGCCCGATGCGCTGTTACGGACCCATGTGCACACATTACACACAA ATGGTGTGGGCGTCATCAAACAGAGTTGGATGTGCCATCCAAACCTGTTACAATATGGTAGTGTGGGGTGCTGTGTGGAGGGAGGCAACATACTTGGTCTGCAATTATTCTCCAAA GGGCAACTGGATTGGTGAGGCACCTTACAGAGTTGGTGTGCCTTGCTCAGCCTGTCCTCCAAGCTACGGAGGTTCATGCAGCAACAACATGTGCTATCCTGCCATCAACTCAAACTTCATGTACTGGTTTAAATAA
- the pi15b gene encoding peptidase inhibitor 15 isoform X2, with product MPKSRRKRYISQSDMIAILDYHNKVRANVFPPAANMEYMVWDEGLARSAEAWAATCIWEHGPPYLLRYLGQNLSVRTGNYRSILQLVKPWYDEVRDYVFPYPHDCNPRCPMRCYGPMCTHYTQMVWASSNRVGCAIQTCYNMVVWGAVWREATYLVCNYSPKGNWIGEAPYRVGVPCSACPPSYGGSCSNNMCYPAINSNFMYWFK from the exons ATGCCCAAATCAAGGCGAAAACGGTACATTTCGCAAAGTGACATGATAGCTATTCTGGACTATCACAACAAGGTGCGAGCGAATGTTTTCCCACCTGCAGCCAACATGGAGTACATG GTTTGGGATGAAGGCCTGGCCAGGTCAGCAGAAGCTTGGGCAGCCACGTGTATTTGGGAACATGGACCTCCTTACCTTCTCCGATATCTGGGTCAAAACCTCTCAGTCCGAACTGGCAA TTACCGCTCCATTCTTCAGCTGGTTAAACCTTGGTATGATGAGGTCAGAGATTATGTGTTTCCATACCCACATGACTGCAATCCTCGCTGCCCGATGCGCTGTTACGGACCCATGTGCACACATTACACACAA ATGGTGTGGGCGTCATCAAACAGAGTTGGATGTGCCATCCAAACCTGTTACAATATGGTAGTGTGGGGTGCTGTGTGGAGGGAGGCAACATACTTGGTCTGCAATTATTCTCCAAA GGGCAACTGGATTGGTGAGGCACCTTACAGAGTTGGTGTGCCTTGCTCAGCCTGTCCTCCAAGCTACGGAGGTTCATGCAGCAACAACATGTGCTATCCTGCCATCAACTCAAACTTCATGTACTGGTTTAAATAA